From one Cyprinus carpio isolate SPL01 chromosome B3, ASM1834038v1, whole genome shotgun sequence genomic stretch:
- the LOC109047626 gene encoding guanine nucleotide-binding protein G(I)/G(S)/G(O) subunit gamma-T2-like: MARDMSDKDILKMELEQLQKEVKNTREPVSKTAKEICEWVEAQSAEDPLIKGVPEDKNPFREKGGCIIT; the protein is encoded by the exons aTGGCACGGGATATGTCTGACAAGGACATCCTTAAAATGGAGTTGGAACAACTTCAGAAGGAGGTGAAGAACACTAGAGAGCCT GTTTCTAAAACTGCAAAGGAGATTTGTGAATGGGTAGAGGCCCAATCTGCAGAAGATCCTCTCATAAAAGGAGTTCCTGAGGACAAAAACCCCTTCAGGGAGAAGGGTGGATGCATAATAACTTAG